From the genome of Trypanosoma brucei brucei TREU927 chromosome 11 chr11_scaffold01 genomic scaffold, whole genome shotgun sequence:
CTAGTCGTCTGCATGGTGGGATTTCATTTCTCGTTAAGCGACATTGTTGTGTGATAGTCTCATGCTGCTCTCCACTCTCAGCTGTTATATGGTGTTTTACAGGATTCTCTTCTGTCACATCTCAGGCATCGAATTTTGGGTTAGTTtaattgttcttttttgtgaTCTCGAGAAGTATCACATTTGAGGGGCGTCCAGTAGGAGGAGGTGTTGCCTGTTGGAGGCGAAAGGTTCTTATTGCAAAATGGAAATTTATTGCAGTTCGTCGGTGGAAATGCGGTGAAtcttgaagaggaaaaatttGTATtgccctttctttttttctttttttttttgaaaaatgcTCGCGTTTGCGCTGGATGATATGGGCTTCTTGGTTCCTGGTTCTTGGTGCTGTcgatgtttgtttttgttgtttagtTGGGGGTGACTGACCGTTCCGGTATCCGACTTCAATTTACTTCGTTGTGAGCTGCACACTCAGCAACTGTTTTGACTCCTCCCTTCCATTTCAGCATCTGTACACATAcagtttccctcctctttatcTGATTTAAACGGACCGGTGGAAACGCTGAATAACAAAGTGTGGAGAGTAGGCTATTACTTGCGGCCTTAGTTTACCATCGAAACATGCATTCGTCACCAGCGACGAGTCAAGATGGTTTCTTGTTGGACTTTAGTTTGTACCGTGTCGCGAAGTACATTCGTTTATTAGGCTACAACGCGGTGTGCGACAGTCAGCTGTTCCGAAGGGATATGGTGAACAGGGCCGTGAAGGACAACTTAGTGCTAGTTACCTCAAGCTGCGCTTTAATCGAACAGGCTAAGGCTCATAATAGAACTGTGCAGAAGCACCGCAGCGTCATTGGCGGGGGGAAAACTGTTGTGGCATACGACTCGGATGGCGAATCTATTTACTCTGAGGGCGACGACGATATGAGAGAAATTACGTTTTATGAACTCGCGCACCCCACTGCGGACAACTTTTTCACACTGATGGTGGATGCTATTCGGACGCTCGGCCTACTTTATCGCAGGGATCGTATCTTTTCGCGCTGTGTCATGTGTAATGAGGTGCTCGTTGAAGTAGTTAAAGAGGATGTCAAGGAAGACGTCCATCCAAAGGTATACGAAGTCTATGATGCATTCACTCGCTGCCCTGCATGTAGGAAGGTTTTTTGGGGAGTTGACAATGGTAAGGTCATCAATTACACGGCTTTCCGCACTCTAGAGACGCTACAACGCCTCTTTGAAGCCGCAATGGGGCCTGATCTACGACCACCACGCATTTCTcatctttgttattttcgttcTTTCCCCAGGCGGGTGCATTCAACTGTATTTTCTTACCTCTCCGATGCTGACCTGCGGGTTTTGTCAGTTGTAGTACCAAAACTTAAGGATCTATCCGACGCTGTGAAGAAGCGGTCCCAGTCGGTTCGGTGACACGAAGTGAATGACTTCTTCGTCTTTTTGGTCCTTCCCATGTTCTGGGCATTgggatgtttttttttttttttgcggtttACCTGTATCCAAACACTCATTGTACCGGTCTCTTGCTCCTTACAATGTAATGCCAACTTGTGTGGTCGCcatcttttgtttcatttgtttgcttttccctctcctctccttttctttctgtttttttttgtttttacaccCGTGCGCGCTATTGTATGCCTTCAACATAGATGAGTGTTAGGAAGCCTATAACGCCGTTGGATGTTCTTCGCAACTGTCGCGCCAAAGTAGTTTCTGTTGAGCTGGCGGGCGGTGAAACCATCAATGGCACGGTTGTGCGCGTGGACCGGGCGATGAATATGGTTTTGAAGCAGTGCATTCGGACATCAGCTGATGGTGAAGCGTTTTGGCGCTCACGTGAGTCCCTCATCCGCGGTGCGAGTGTTAGAAACGTTCGTATGGATGAACGGGCTGTGATAATTGCGGATGCTCAGCTTCGTGAGGTCACAAGCAAGAGCAAGAACA
Proteins encoded in this window:
- a CDS encoding U6 snRNA-associated Sm-like protein LSm4p (identical to GB:AAS57926.1: Lsm4p {Trypanosoma brucei;} (PMID:14990572)), yielding MSVRKPITPLDVLRNCRAKVVSVELAGGETINGTVVRVDRAMNMVLKQCIRTSADGEAFWRSRESLIRGASVRNVRMDERAVIIADAQLREVTSKSKNKNRVKAKSNDKQQGERKATLSGEKRNRGK